From the Anguilla anguilla isolate fAngAng1 chromosome 6, fAngAng1.pri, whole genome shotgun sequence genome, one window contains:
- the LOC118228913 gene encoding tropomyosin alpha-1 chain-like isoform X2: MEAIKKKMQMLKLDKENAIDRAEQAEADKKAAEDKGRQLEEELAGLQKKLKGTEDELDKYSESLKDAQERLELSEKAATDAEGDVAGLNRRIQLVEEELDRAQERLATALQKLEEAEKAADESERGMKVIENRAMKDEEKMEIQELQLKEAKHIAEEADRKYEEVARKLVILEGELERAEERAEISELKCSDLEEELKNVTNNLKSLEAQSEKYSEKEDKYEEEIKVLSDKLKEAETRAEFAERSVAKLEKTIDDLEDELYAQKLKYKGISEELDHALNDMTSL, translated from the exons ATGGAGGCCATCAAGAAGAAGATGCAGATGCTGAAGCTGGACAAGGAGAACGCCATCGACCGCGCCGAGCAAGCCGAGGCCGACAAGAAGGCTGCCGAGGACAAGGGCAGGCAG cTGGAGGAAGAGCTCGCCGGGCTGCAGAAGAAGCTGAAGGGCACTGAGGATGAACTGGACAAGTACTCTGAGAGCCTGAAAGATGCCCAGGAGAGACTGGAGCTCTCTGAGAAGGCGGCCACAGAC GCGGAGGGAGATGTGGCGGGTCTGAACCGCCGGAtccagctggtggaggaggagctggatcGGGCCCAGGAGAGACTGGCCACCGCCCTGCAGAAactggaggaggcggagaaaGCTGCCGATGAGAGCGAGAG AGGGATGAAGGTGATTGAGAACAGGGCGATGAAGGATGAGGAGAAGATGGAGATCCAGGAGTTGCAGCTGAAGGAGGCCAAACACATCGCTGAGGAGGCGGACCGCAAGTACGAGGAG GTGGCGCGTAAGCTGGTGATCCtggagggagagctggagagggctgaggagagagcagagatcTCAGAACT gaagtgcagtgacctggaggaggagctgaaaaACGTCACCAACAACCTCAAGTCCCTAGAAGCCCAGTCAGAGAAG TACTCCGAAAAAGAAGACAAGTATGAGGAGGAGATCAAGGTGCTCAGTGACAAGCTGAAAGAG gctgagACTCGTGCTGAATTTGCAGAGAGGTCAGTTGCCAAGCTGGAAAAGACCATTGATGACCTGGAAG aTGAACTGTATGCTCAGAAGCTGAAATACAAGGGCATCAGCGAGGAGCTGGACCACGCCCTCAATGACATGACATCTTTGTAG
- the LOC118228852 gene encoding NACHT, LRR and PYD domains-containing protein 3-like, giving the protein MSLSGEPEAKRRKLSTERNRVQAERAGSPVPSCLSMKSDHSIELPVNFREQFTGDQRVQVEREASPVPSCLSMKSDHSIDRPTNFRGQFAGDQRVQAERSGSPVPSCLSMKSDHSIERPTNFRGQFAGDQRVQVERAGSPVPSCLSMKSDCSMDPPIVFSRQFTGDQRVQVERAGSPVPSCLSMKSDCSMDPPIVFSRQFTGDQRVQQSLESRCLEQTSSPKQSLLRTLMKLKKDEKLKLFQSHLSQDCQECFQSLSEVPSVLDKFMKMKELFKSHQIADYPECTEREPEDPEALYIAEKMLETCGSEGSLKITLHILRNMKQKDLADSLERDEQYNESIKTAQKALKTHLKRKFECIFEGLTKQGHPALLNEIYTELYITEGGSEGVNNEHEIRQIETASKRQTTQETTILCNDIFKPLPGQKKPIRTVLTKGIAGIGKTVSVQKFILDWAEGKANQDVDFIFTLPFRDLNLKKDKAFSLMQLLQHYFPQLKEIRSIDGDKVKVVFIFDGLDECRLPLDFQSNKICCDITESSSVDVLLTNLIKGNLLPSAVLWITSRPKAANQIPAECVHQVTEVRGFNNPQKEEYLKKRIRDQNQASRIISHIKSSRSLYIMCDIPVFCWISATVLDTMLGKVESGDLPKTLTEMYTHFVLIQTNVKNEKYHGTDETDPKKMSASDTEIILKLGQLAFLQLEKGNLIFYEEDLRKSGIDVNEASVYSGVCTEIFKEECGLYQQTVYCFVHLSIQEYLAALFVFHSCVNEKRNVLRGEPHSDRVQLSELHRSAVNQALKSKNGHLDLFLRFLLGLSLESIQTLLGGLLMQTVCRSPVPVPQMESRSQSIEKTVQYIKEWIREESSAERTINLFHCLNELNDNSLVEEIQNSLRSGNLSDKELDPGQCSALAFVLLMSEVLDEFDLKTYKIDFETSRTSAACYQRLLPVVRNCRKAILRSCDLTEKSCEIVASALQSSNSPLRDLDLSYNNLGDSGVKLLCDGLMSPNCKLQRLGLSGCRVTQRGCDSLASALRSNPSHLRELDLRYNHPGDSGVMV; this is encoded by the exons atgagtcTCTCAGGGGAGCCAGAGGCCAAAAGAAGAAAACTCAGCACTGAGAGAAACCG ggtccaggcagaaagagcagggtcacctgtacccagctgtctgtctatgaagagtgatcattcaattgAACTTCCAGTCAACTTTAGAGAACAGTttacaggtgatcaaag ggtccaggtagaaagagaaGCGTCACCTGTACcaagctgtctgtctatgaagagtgatcattcaattgACCGTCCAACCAACTTTAGAGGgcagtttgcaggtgatcaaag ggtccaggcaGAAAGatcagggtcacctgtaccaagctgtctgtctatgaagagtgatcattcaattgAACGTCCAACCAACTTTAGAGGgcagtttgcaggtgatcaaag ggtccaggtagaaagagcagggtcacctgtacccagctgtctgtctatgaagagtgattgTTCAATGGATCCTCCAATCGTGTTCAGCAGacagttcacaggtgatcaaag ggtccaggtagaaagagcagggtcacctgtacccagctgtctgtctatgaagagtgattgTTCAATGGATCCTCCAATCGTGTTCAGCAGACAGTTCACAGGGGATCAAAG GGTACAGCAGTCACTGGAGTCCAGGTGTTTAGAACAGACAAGTTCACCAAAACAG tctctcctgcgcactctgatgaagctgaagaaggatgagaagttgaaactgtttcagagccatctgagtcaggatTGCCAAGAATGCTTTCAGAGTCTGTCTGAAGTTCCTTCCGTGCTGGATAAGTTCatgaagatgaaggaattgTTCAAGAGTCATCAAATTgctgattacccagaatgcactgagagagagccggaggatcctgaggccctgtacatagctgagaagatgctggagacctgtggcagtgaggggtctctgaagatcacactccacatcctgaggaacatgaagcagaaggatcttgccgactcactggagagagatgagcaatACA atgaATCCATAAAAACAGCCCAGAAGGCAttgaaaactcatctgaagaggaagtttgaatgcatatttgaaggtttaaCAAAGCAGGGCCACCCAgccctcctcaatgagatctatacagagctctacatcacagaggggggaagtgagggggtcaataatgaacacgagatcagacagattgagacagcatccaagagacaaaccacacaggagactacaatcctctgcaatgacatctttaagcctttacctggacaaaagaaacccatcagaactgtgcttacaaagggcatcgctggcattgggaaaacagtctctgtgcagaagttcattctggactgggcagaaggaaaagccaatcaggacgttgatttcatcttcactcttcctttccgagatctgaatttgAAGAAGGATAAAGCgttcagtctgatgcaacttctgcagcactactttccacaactgaaagagatcagAAGTATTGATGGTGACAAAGTCAAAGTTGTgtttatctttgatggtctggatgagtgtagacttcctctagatttccaaagcaataagatctgctgtgatataacagagtcatcatcagtggatgtgctgctgaccaacctcattaaggggaatctgcttccctctgctgtcctctggatcacctcccgaccaaaggcagccaatcagattcctGCTGAGTgtgtccaccaggtgacagaggtacgagggttcaataacccacagaaggaggagtacctcaagaagagaatcagagaccagaaccaggccagcagaattatctcacacataaagtcatccaggagtctctacatcatgtgtgacataccagtcttctgctggatttctgctactgttctggacaCAATGTTGGGTAAAGTAGAGAGTGGAGATCTGCcaaaaactctgactgaaatgtacactcATTTCgtgctcattcagactaatgtgaagaatgagaagtatCATGGCACTGATGAGACAGACCCAAAGAAGATGTCagcatcagatacagaaatcatcctgaaactggggcagttggcttttctacagctggaaaagggcaatctgatattctatgaggAGGACCTGAGAaagagtggcattgatgtcaatgaagcttcagtgtactctggggtgtgcacagagatctttaaagaggagtgtgggttgtaCCAGCAGacggtctactgctttgtgcatctgagcattcaggagtatctggctgccttgtttgtgtttcactCATGTGTCAATGAGAaaagaaatgtactcagaggagaacctcacagtgacagagtgcagctatctgagttacacaggagtGCAGTGAATCAGGCCTTaaagagtaagaatggacacctggaccttttcctcagattccttcttggcctctctctggagTCCATTCAGACTCTCTTAGGAGGACTACTGATGCAGACAGTAtgcagatcacctgtaccagtCCCACAGATGGAAAGCAGATCACAGAGCATTGAGAAAACCGTCCAGTACATTAAGGAGTGGATCAGAgaggaatcttcagcagagaggaccatcaatctgttccactgtctcaatgaactgaatgacaactctctagtggaggaaatccagaaTTCCCTGAGATCAGGAAATCTTTCAGATAAAGAGCTGGACCCAGGCCagtgttcagctctggcctttgtgttactgatgtcagaggtcctggatgagtttgacttgaagacctacaaAATTGACTTTGAGACCTCCAGAACATCAGCAGCATGTTatcagagactgctaccagttgtcaggaactgcaggaaggccat ACTAAgaagctgtgacctcacagagaagtcctgtgaaattgtggcctcagctctccagtcatcaaactcacccctgagagatctggacctcagctacaataacctgggagattcaggagtgaagctgctctgtgatggactgatgagtccaaactgtaaactacagagactggg gctgtcaggctgtagagtcacacagagaggctgtgattctctggcttcagctctgcgttcaaacccctcacacctgagagagctggacctgagatacaatcacccaggagactcaggagtgatggtg
- the LOC118228913 gene encoding tropomyosin alpha-1 chain-like isoform X1, translating into MEAIKKKMQMLKLDKENAIDRAEQAEADKKAAEDKGRQLEEELAGLQKKLKGTEDELDKYSESLKDAQERLELSEKAATDAEGDVAGLNRRIQLVEEELDRAQERLATALQKLEEAEKAADESERGMKVIENRAMKDEEKMEIQELQLKEAKHIAEEADRKYEEVARKLVILEGELERAEERAEISELKCSDLEEELKNVTNNLKSLEAQSEKYSEKEDKYEEEIKVLSDKLKEAETRAEFAERSVAKLEKTIDDLEGGWSPSLLAPPSRACVSEEPVSLRSLCLSGVCVSEEPVFIRSLCL; encoded by the exons ATGGAGGCCATCAAGAAGAAGATGCAGATGCTGAAGCTGGACAAGGAGAACGCCATCGACCGCGCCGAGCAAGCCGAGGCCGACAAGAAGGCTGCCGAGGACAAGGGCAGGCAG cTGGAGGAAGAGCTCGCCGGGCTGCAGAAGAAGCTGAAGGGCACTGAGGATGAACTGGACAAGTACTCTGAGAGCCTGAAAGATGCCCAGGAGAGACTGGAGCTCTCTGAGAAGGCGGCCACAGAC GCGGAGGGAGATGTGGCGGGTCTGAACCGCCGGAtccagctggtggaggaggagctggatcGGGCCCAGGAGAGACTGGCCACCGCCCTGCAGAAactggaggaggcggagaaaGCTGCCGATGAGAGCGAGAG AGGGATGAAGGTGATTGAGAACAGGGCGATGAAGGATGAGGAGAAGATGGAGATCCAGGAGTTGCAGCTGAAGGAGGCCAAACACATCGCTGAGGAGGCGGACCGCAAGTACGAGGAG GTGGCGCGTAAGCTGGTGATCCtggagggagagctggagagggctgaggagagagcagagatcTCAGAACT gaagtgcagtgacctggaggaggagctgaaaaACGTCACCAACAACCTCAAGTCCCTAGAAGCCCAGTCAGAGAAG TACTCCGAAAAAGAAGACAAGTATGAGGAGGAGATCAAGGTGCTCAGTGACAAGCTGAAAGAG gctgagACTCGTGCTGAATTTGCAGAGAGGTCAGTTGCCAAGCTGGAAAAGACCATTGATGACCTGGAAGGTGGGTGGAGCCCGTCTCTTCTGGCCCCGCCCAGCAGAGCCTGTGTTTCAGAGGAGCCAGTGTCTCTGAGGAGCCTGTGTTTATCAGGAGTCTGTGTCTCTGAGGAGCCTGTGTTTATCAGGAGTCTGTGTCTCTGA
- the LOC118228933 gene encoding ras-related protein Rab-8A-like → MAKTYDYLFKLLLIGDSGVGKTCVLFRFSEDAFNSTFISTIGIDFKIRTIELDGKKIKLQIWDTAGQERFRTITTAYYRGAMGIMLVYDITNEKSFDNIKNWIRNIEEHASADVEKMILGNKCDVNDKRQVSKDQGEKLALEYGIKFMETSAKANINVENAFLMLARDIKAKMDKKLEGSSPQGSSQGVKIMEQPKKSSFFRCVLL, encoded by the exons ATGGCGAAGACCTACGACTACCTGTTTAAATTGCTATTAATCGGGGACTCTGGAGTCGGGAAGACGTGTGTGTTGTTCAGGTTTTCAGAAGATGCCTTTAATTCAACATTTATCTCCACGATAG GCATTGACTTTAAGATTAGAACCATAGAACTCGATGGAAAGAAGATTAAGCTCCAGATATG GGACACGGCGGGCCAGGAGCGGTTCAGAACGATCACAACAGCCTATTACAGGGGAGCCATG GGCATCATGCTGGTTTATGACATCACCAATGAGAAGTCATTCGACAACATAAAGAACTGGATACGGAACATAGAGGAG CATGCTTCTGCTGATGTGGAGAAGATGATTCTGGGGAACAAGTGTGACGTCAACGACAAGCGGCAGGTTTCCAAAGACCAGGGGGAGAAG CTGGCGTTGGAGTACGGAATCAAGTTCATGGAGACGAGTGCCAAGGCCAACATCAACGTTGAAAAT GCCTTTCTCATGCTCGCCAGGGACATCAAAGCAAAAATGGACAAGAAGCTG GAGGGCAGCAGCCCCCAGGGGAGCAGCC